A single region of the Variovorax paradoxus genome encodes:
- the pyrC gene encoding dihydroorotase, which yields MTDTLTITRPDDWHLHVRDGAALEAVVPHSARQFGRALIMPNLRPPVTTAAQATAYRDRIRAAVPEGTAFEPVMSLYLTDKLPPEEIALAAQAGVRALKLYPAGATTNSDAGVTDIRHTYKTLEAMQKHGLLLLVHGEVTDPAIDLFDREAVFIDRVMIPLRRDFPELKVVFEHLTTKEGAHYVRDAGRFTAATITAHHLLYNRNAIFTGGIRPHYYCLPVLKRETHRVALVEAAASGSDRFFLGTDSAPHPAHLKEHALGCAGCYTALTAIELYAEAFDSVGALDKLEGFASFHGPDFYGLPRNSDTITLKRESWTVPETVPYGDATLKPLRGGETVAWRLA from the coding sequence ATGACAGACACCCTCACCATCACCCGCCCGGACGACTGGCATCTGCACGTGCGCGACGGCGCCGCGCTCGAAGCCGTGGTGCCGCACAGTGCGCGCCAGTTCGGCCGCGCGCTGATCATGCCGAACCTGCGCCCGCCCGTGACCACCGCGGCGCAGGCCACGGCCTACCGCGACCGCATTCGCGCCGCGGTGCCCGAAGGCACGGCCTTCGAGCCCGTGATGTCGCTCTACCTGACCGACAAGCTGCCGCCCGAAGAAATTGCGCTGGCTGCCCAGGCCGGCGTGCGCGCGCTCAAGCTCTACCCGGCCGGCGCCACCACCAACAGCGATGCCGGCGTAACGGACATCCGCCACACCTACAAGACGCTCGAGGCCATGCAGAAGCACGGACTGCTGCTGCTGGTGCACGGCGAAGTGACCGACCCTGCCATCGACCTGTTCGACCGCGAAGCCGTCTTCATCGACCGCGTAATGATTCCGCTGCGCCGCGACTTCCCCGAGCTCAAGGTGGTGTTCGAGCACCTCACCACGAAAGAGGGCGCTCACTACGTGCGCGACGCCGGCCGCTTCACGGCTGCCACCATTACCGCGCACCACCTGCTGTACAACCGCAACGCCATCTTCACCGGCGGCATTCGCCCGCACTACTACTGCCTGCCCGTGCTCAAGCGCGAGACGCACCGCGTGGCGCTCGTCGAGGCGGCCGCGAGCGGCAGCGACCGCTTCTTTCTGGGCACCGACAGCGCGCCGCACCCGGCGCACCTGAAGGAGCATGCGCTCGGCTGCGCCGGCTGCTACACCGCGCTGACCGCCATCGAGCTTTATGCCGAGGCCTTCGACAGCGTGGGCGCGCTCGACAAGCTCGAAGGCTTTGCGAGCTTCCACGGCCCCGACTTCTATGGCCTGCCGCGCAACAGCGACACCATCACGCTGAAGCGCGAAAGCTGGACCGTGCCCGAGACGGTGCCTTACGGCGACGCCACGCTGAAGCCGCTGCGCGGGGGTGAAACGGTGGCCTGGAGACTCGCATGA
- a CDS encoding NYN domain-containing protein, whose product MTPALRVMLLIDADNVSADVIEQAVQRTMSEYGAVHVRRAYCNAETALKQQALFKQLSVRPMVNISAGKNSTDIALAVDAIDLVMAERPDVVVLVSSDSDFAPLVIRLREKGCRVCGLGQQGKTGEETVTVYDEFTDLQHHGAPVAPRAAPAKKAAAKVAAKRAAAKTEKKSAAAPARKTAAKTPARKTAKAAKPAQAQPPSEAAEFILQAAPALRSGADVPLNDVAQALRAAGLLGKHGSSLKLFDKLPAEFTVLQHPDRIRWTGAPAS is encoded by the coding sequence ATGACGCCCGCGCTGCGCGTGATGCTGCTGATCGATGCCGACAACGTTTCGGCCGACGTGATCGAGCAGGCCGTGCAGCGAACCATGTCCGAGTACGGCGCGGTGCATGTGCGCCGTGCCTACTGCAACGCCGAAACCGCGCTCAAGCAGCAGGCGCTCTTCAAGCAGTTGTCGGTGCGGCCGATGGTCAATATCTCGGCGGGCAAGAACAGCACCGACATCGCACTCGCCGTAGATGCCATCGACCTTGTCATGGCCGAGCGCCCCGATGTGGTGGTGCTGGTGTCTTCCGATTCCGACTTTGCGCCGCTCGTGATTCGCCTGCGCGAAAAGGGCTGCCGCGTGTGCGGCCTCGGGCAGCAGGGCAAGACGGGCGAAGAGACGGTGACGGTCTACGACGAATTCACCGACCTGCAGCACCATGGTGCGCCGGTGGCACCGCGCGCCGCGCCGGCGAAGAAGGCCGCGGCCAAGGTGGCCGCCAAGCGCGCGGCCGCCAAGACCGAGAAGAAAAGCGCAGCCGCGCCGGCCCGCAAGACCGCGGCCAAGACGCCGGCCCGAAAGACCGCCAAAGCAGCGAAGCCGGCACAGGCGCAGCCGCCTTCCGAAGCCGCCGAATTCATCCTGCAGGCGGCGCCCGCGCTGCGAAGCGGTGCCGACGTGCCGCTCAACGACGTGGCCCAGGCATTGCGCGCGGCCGGGCTGCTCGGCAAGCACGGCAGTTCGCTCAAGCTGTTCGACAAGCTCCCGGCGGAGTTCACCGTGCTGCAGCACCCCGACCGCATCCGCTGGACAGGGGCTCCCGCGTCTTGA
- a CDS encoding DUF3025 domain-containing protein: protein MSLAAIDWAQPWLAPYRAIGEAAARAALHTTSVAAALQQGTVPGASPEFVPQFDLPAGQAYEAHIFQTGTVPTRDNLHDFFNGLVWLAFPQTKRRLNELQAAEIARRGIASTRGALRDALTLFDENGAVLDAPAPLWKALAARDWHSLFVTQRALWAEARLLVFGHALLEKLATPRKALTAHVLLPLPEAGRQPALDDGALARSLHAEYLVQKPFVPLPVLGVPGWWPENELPDFYDDSKVFRPGR, encoded by the coding sequence TTGAGCCTGGCGGCGATCGACTGGGCGCAGCCCTGGCTTGCGCCTTATCGCGCCATAGGCGAGGCGGCCGCCCGCGCCGCACTTCACACCACCTCGGTGGCGGCCGCGCTTCAGCAGGGCACGGTGCCGGGCGCCTCGCCCGAGTTCGTGCCGCAGTTCGATCTGCCCGCGGGCCAGGCTTACGAAGCGCACATCTTCCAGACCGGCACGGTGCCCACGCGCGATAACCTGCACGACTTCTTCAACGGCCTGGTCTGGCTTGCCTTTCCGCAAACCAAGCGCCGCCTCAATGAGCTGCAAGCCGCGGAGATCGCCCGCAGGGGCATCGCGTCCACGCGCGGCGCGCTGCGCGATGCGCTCACGCTCTTCGACGAGAACGGCGCCGTGCTCGATGCGCCCGCACCGTTATGGAAGGCGCTGGCGGCGCGCGACTGGCATTCGCTTTTCGTGACGCAGCGCGCCCTTTGGGCCGAGGCGCGCCTGCTGGTGTTCGGCCATGCGCTGCTCGAGAAACTCGCCACGCCGCGAAAGGCGCTCACCGCGCATGTGCTGCTGCCTTTGCCGGAGGCGGGCAGGCAGCCGGCACTCGACGACGGGGCGCTCGCGCGCAGCCTCCATGCGGAATACCTGGTGCAGAAACCCTTCGTACCGCTGCCGGTGCTGGGCGTGCCGGGCTGGTGGCCGGAGAACGAACTGCCGGATTTCTACGACGACTCGAAGGTCTTCCGGCCCGGGCGGTAG
- the htpX gene encoding protease HtpX, which yields MKRILLFVLTNVMVVAVLGIVASLLGVNRFLTANGLNLTALLGFALIMGFGGAIISLLISKPMAKWTTGIRMIDNPQSPDEAWIVGTVRKFADKAGIGMPEVGIFEGEPNAFATGAFKNSSLVAVSTGLLQNMTREEVEAVIGHEVAHIANGDMVTMTLIQGVMNTFVVFLSRVIGYAVDSFLRRGDDRSSGPGIGYYVSTIVLDIVLGFAAAIVVAWFSRQREFRADAGAAALMGNRQPMMNALARLGGLPAGELPKAVEAMGITGSIGKLFATHPPIEERIAALQNAR from the coding sequence TTGAAACGTATCCTTCTGTTCGTTTTGACCAATGTGATGGTCGTTGCAGTGCTCGGCATCGTTGCCAGCCTGCTCGGCGTCAACCGCTTTCTGACGGCCAACGGGCTCAACCTGACGGCGCTGCTCGGCTTTGCGCTGATCATGGGCTTTGGCGGCGCGATCATTTCGCTGCTGATCAGCAAGCCCATGGCCAAGTGGACCACCGGCATCCGCATGATCGACAACCCCCAGTCGCCCGACGAGGCCTGGATCGTCGGCACCGTGCGCAAGTTTGCCGACAAGGCCGGCATCGGCATGCCCGAGGTCGGCATCTTCGAGGGCGAGCCCAATGCCTTTGCCACAGGCGCGTTCAAGAACTCGTCGCTGGTGGCGGTGTCCACCGGCCTGCTGCAGAACATGACGCGCGAAGAGGTCGAGGCTGTCATCGGCCACGAGGTGGCGCACATCGCCAACGGCGACATGGTGACCATGACGCTGATCCAGGGCGTGATGAACACCTTCGTCGTGTTCCTCTCGCGCGTGATCGGCTATGCGGTCGACAGCTTCCTGCGCCGCGGCGACGACCGTTCCTCCGGCCCCGGCATCGGCTACTACGTGAGCACCATCGTGCTCGACATCGTGCTGGGCTTTGCGGCGGCCATTGTGGTGGCATGGTTCTCGCGCCAGCGCGAGTTCCGCGCCGATGCCGGCGCCGCCGCGCTGATGGGCAACCGCCAGCCGATGATGAACGCGCTCGCACGCCTGGGCGGCCTGCCTGCCGGTGAACTGCCCAAGGCGGTCGAAGCCATGGGCATCACGGGCAGCATCGGCAAGCTGTTTGCCACGCACCCGCCGATCGAAGAGCGCATTGCAGCGCTGCAGAACGCGCGCTGA
- a CDS encoding ProQ/FINO family protein, with product MTDTATPQEIQEVQQTEAGGAAQQPRAEGARPPRQPRQPRQQQKKQKAGKQAAAQQQQPQRARKVHPALEKLFELYPGMFGARFLPLKLGVFQDLLEKHPDDFKKDDLKVALGLHARSTRYLEAVAAGLPRHDLDGNVVEPVAPEHVHHAILELHRRRAQRNPGEDLRPQLVARIARAVEASGLDREAYAVLVRSRDEETNAVLDEALAELGRQAAKREALLRAFEASGRDSEQAFAEMYGMDAEEVTRTLQRAREDNKRALAAAETAAPAAAAAPATTGSDQPAATGN from the coding sequence ATGACCGACACCGCCACGCCTCAAGAAATCCAGGAAGTCCAGCAAACGGAAGCCGGGGGCGCTGCCCAGCAGCCCCGCGCCGAAGGTGCCCGCCCGCCCCGGCAGCCGCGCCAGCCACGGCAGCAGCAGAAAAAACAAAAGGCCGGCAAGCAGGCCGCGGCGCAGCAGCAACAGCCGCAGCGCGCACGCAAGGTGCACCCTGCGCTCGAAAAGCTGTTCGAGCTTTATCCCGGCATGTTCGGCGCGCGCTTCCTGCCGCTCAAGCTCGGCGTGTTCCAGGACCTGCTCGAAAAGCACCCCGACGATTTCAAGAAGGACGACCTCAAGGTCGCGCTCGGCCTGCATGCGCGCTCCACGCGCTATCTCGAGGCCGTGGCGGCGGGCCTTCCGCGGCACGACCTCGACGGCAACGTGGTGGAACCCGTGGCGCCCGAGCATGTGCACCACGCCATCCTCGAACTCCACCGCCGCCGCGCGCAGCGCAACCCCGGCGAGGACCTGCGTCCGCAGCTGGTGGCACGCATTGCCCGCGCCGTGGAAGCCTCGGGCCTCGACCGCGAAGCCTATGCGGTGCTGGTGCGCTCGCGCGACGAAGAAACCAATGCCGTGCTCGACGAGGCGCTGGCCGAACTGGGCCGGCAAGCCGCCAAGCGCGAGGCGCTGCTGCGCGCCTTCGAGGCGAGCGGGCGCGACAGCGAGCAGGCCTTTGCCGAGATGTACGGCATGGACGCCGAAGAAGTGACGCGCACGCTGCAACGGGCGCGTGAAGACAACAAGCGGGCACTGGCTGCCGCCGAGACCGCCGCGCCTGCCGCCGCAGCGGCACCGGCCACTACCGGGTCCGACCAGCCCGCCGCCACCGGCAATTGA
- a CDS encoding flavin reductase family protein — MSSNNNTEDGFHFYEPAKGHGLPHDPFNAMVGPRPIGWISSQDENGALNLAPYSFFNAFNYTPPIVGFASIGAKDSLHNIRQTREFGWNLATRPLAEQMNQSCAAVPPEVNEFELAGLTPAASRNIAVPRVAESPVSFECRLTQLLQLEGVNGEPVPTWLILGEVVGVHIARHLLRNGIYDTAAARPILRGGGPADYFEISPDNLFKMFRPR; from the coding sequence ATGTCCAGCAACAACAACACCGAAGACGGCTTCCATTTCTACGAGCCCGCCAAGGGGCACGGCCTGCCGCACGATCCGTTCAATGCAATGGTCGGTCCGCGGCCGATCGGATGGATCTCGTCGCAGGACGAGAACGGCGCGCTCAACCTTGCGCCGTACAGTTTTTTTAACGCCTTCAACTACACGCCGCCCATCGTCGGCTTTGCGAGCATCGGCGCCAAGGACAGCCTGCACAACATCCGCCAGACGCGCGAGTTCGGCTGGAACCTGGCTACCCGGCCGCTGGCCGAGCAAATGAACCAGTCGTGCGCGGCCGTGCCGCCCGAGGTGAACGAGTTCGAGCTTGCCGGCCTCACGCCAGCAGCTTCGCGCAACATTGCGGTGCCGCGCGTGGCCGAAAGCCCGGTTTCGTTCGAGTGCCGGCTCACGCAGCTGCTGCAGCTCGAAGGCGTGAACGGCGAGCCGGTGCCGACGTGGCTCATCCTCGGCGAAGTGGTGGGCGTGCACATTGCACGGCACCTGCTGAGGAACGGCATTTACGACACGGCTGCCGCGCGCCCCATCTTGCGTGGCGGCGGCCCGGCCGACTATTTCGAGATCAGCCCCGACAATCTCTTCAAGATGTTCCGACCGCGCTGA
- a CDS encoding NAD(P)/FAD-dependent oxidoreductase, giving the protein MLRISELKLPLDHAPEALVTLIARTLDVPLEAIASHTVFKRSFDARKVDLLTVYICDVQLTDAKLEAALLAKHAGHPHIQPAPDMRYTPPAHAPEGAPRPVVIGFGPCGIFAALMLAKMGFKPIVLERGKTVRQRTRDTWGLWRKSVLDPESNVQFGEGGAGTFSDGKLYSQIKDPRFLGRKVMEEFVKAGAPPEILYVAHPHIGTFKLVKVVENIREQIVALGGEIRFEQRVTDVRIEDGQLRGLTVVDQATGQSSELRADHVVMALGHSSRDTFTMLHERGVHIEAKPFSIGFRVEHPQGLIDRARWGRHAGHPLLGAADYKLVHHASNGRSVYSFCMCPGGTVVAATSEPGRVVTNGMSQYSRNERNANAGIVVGIDPRDFPGWTAETAGDALAGIALQRELESNAFVLGGGDYRAPGQLVGDFIAGKPSTVLGSVLPSYKPGVTPTDLHQALPAYAIEAMREAFPAFGRKIKGFDLHDAVLTGVETRTSSPIRITRGDDFQSLNVRGLYPAGEGASYAGGILSAGVDGIKVAEAVARSVTEA; this is encoded by the coding sequence ATGCTGAGAATCTCCGAACTCAAACTTCCCCTCGACCACGCGCCTGAAGCGCTCGTCACCCTGATCGCCCGGACCCTCGACGTCCCGCTCGAAGCGATCGCCTCCCACACCGTCTTCAAGCGCAGCTTCGATGCGCGCAAGGTCGACCTGCTCACGGTCTACATCTGCGACGTGCAGCTGACCGATGCAAAGCTCGAGGCTGCGCTGCTCGCAAAGCATGCCGGCCATCCGCACATCCAGCCTGCGCCCGACATGCGCTACACGCCGCCGGCGCACGCGCCCGAGGGTGCGCCCCGGCCGGTGGTGATCGGCTTCGGCCCCTGCGGCATCTTTGCGGCGCTGATGCTCGCGAAGATGGGCTTCAAGCCCATCGTGCTCGAACGCGGCAAGACGGTGCGCCAGCGCACCCGTGACACCTGGGGCCTGTGGCGCAAGAGCGTGCTCGACCCCGAGTCGAACGTGCAGTTCGGCGAAGGCGGGGCCGGCACCTTTTCGGACGGCAAGCTCTACAGCCAGATCAAGGACCCGCGCTTCCTCGGCCGCAAGGTGATGGAAGAGTTCGTCAAGGCCGGCGCACCGCCCGAAATCCTCTACGTCGCGCATCCGCACATCGGCACCTTCAAGCTGGTGAAGGTGGTCGAGAACATCCGCGAGCAGATCGTGGCACTGGGCGGCGAAATCCGCTTCGAGCAACGCGTGACCGACGTGCGCATCGAAGACGGCCAGCTTAGAGGCCTTACGGTGGTCGACCAGGCCACCGGCCAAAGCAGCGAACTACGCGCCGACCACGTGGTGATGGCGCTTGGCCACAGTTCGCGCGACACCTTCACCATGCTGCACGAGCGCGGCGTGCACATCGAGGCCAAGCCCTTCTCCATCGGCTTTCGGGTCGAGCACCCCCAGGGCCTGATCGACCGCGCGCGCTGGGGCCGCCATGCGGGCCATCCGCTGCTCGGCGCAGCCGACTACAAGCTGGTGCACCACGCCAGCAACGGCCGTTCGGTCTACAGTTTTTGCATGTGCCCGGGCGGCACCGTGGTGGCGGCCACCAGCGAGCCGGGCCGCGTGGTCACCAACGGCATGAGCCAGTATTCGCGCAACGAGCGCAACGCCAACGCGGGCATCGTGGTGGGCATCGACCCGCGCGACTTTCCCGGCTGGACGGCGGAGACCGCGGGCGACGCGCTCGCCGGCATCGCGCTGCAGCGCGAGCTCGAATCGAACGCCTTCGTGCTCGGCGGCGGCGACTATCGCGCACCGGGCCAGCTGGTGGGCGACTTCATCGCGGGCAAGCCTTCTACCGTGCTCGGCAGCGTGCTGCCTTCGTACAAGCCCGGCGTCACGCCCACCGACCTGCACCAGGCACTGCCGGCCTACGCCATCGAGGCGATGCGCGAGGCCTTTCCCGCCTTCGGCCGCAAGATCAAGGGCTTCGACCTGCACGATGCGGTGCTGACCGGCGTTGAAACGCGCACCTCGTCGCCCATTCGCATCACGCGCGGCGACGACTTTCAAAGCCTCAATGTGCGCGGCCTGTACCCGGCCGGCGAAGGCGCGAGCTACGCGGGCGGCATTCTCTCGGCCGGCGTGGACGGCATCAAGGTGGCCGAAGCGGTGGCACGCAGCGTCACCGAAGCATAA
- the cysK gene encoding cysteine synthase A has product MKAQNILQTIGNTPHIRINRLFGNAKQQVWIKSERANPGGSIKDRIALSMVEDAEKSGALKPGGTIVEPTSGNTGIGLAMVAAVKGYKLILVMPDSMSMERRRLMLAYGATFDLTPRAGGMKASIARAEEIVAGTPGAWMPQQFNNPANVDVHVRTTAEEIAADFPDGIDVLITGVGTGGHITGVARTLKKKWPRLQVFAVEPVASPVISGGAPSPHPIQGIGAGFIPKNLDTSLLDGVLQVDAEPAREMARRCAVEEGILVGISSGATLAAIGQKLPSLAPDAVVLGFNYDTGERYLSVEGFLPA; this is encoded by the coding sequence CAGAACATCCTCCAGACCATCGGCAACACGCCGCACATCCGCATCAACCGCCTGTTCGGCAATGCGAAGCAGCAGGTGTGGATCAAGTCCGAGCGCGCCAACCCGGGCGGCTCCATCAAGGACCGCATTGCGCTGTCGATGGTGGAAGACGCCGAGAAATCCGGCGCGCTGAAGCCCGGCGGCACCATCGTGGAGCCCACCTCGGGCAACACCGGCATCGGCCTGGCGATGGTTGCGGCCGTCAAGGGCTACAAGCTCATTCTGGTCATGCCCGACAGCATGTCGATGGAGCGCCGCCGCCTGATGCTGGCCTACGGCGCCACCTTCGACCTGACGCCGCGCGCCGGCGGCATGAAGGCCTCCATTGCCCGTGCCGAGGAAATCGTGGCCGGCACCCCGGGCGCGTGGATGCCGCAGCAGTTCAACAACCCCGCCAATGTCGATGTGCACGTGCGCACCACGGCCGAGGAAATTGCGGCCGACTTTCCGGACGGCATCGACGTGCTGATCACCGGCGTTGGCACCGGCGGCCACATCACCGGCGTGGCAAGGACTCTCAAGAAGAAGTGGCCCAGGCTGCAGGTGTTCGCGGTGGAGCCGGTGGCCTCGCCGGTCATCTCCGGCGGCGCGCCTTCACCGCACCCGATCCAGGGCATCGGCGCGGGCTTCATTCCAAAGAACCTCGACACATCATTGCTCGACGGCGTGCTGCAGGTCGACGCCGAGCCGGCCCGCGAAATGGCGCGCCGCTGCGCGGTAGAGGAAGGCATTCTGGTCGGCATTTCTTCCGGCGCCACGCTCGCGGCCATTGGGCAGAAGCTGCCCTCCCTGGCGCCCGATGCAGTGGTGCTGGGCTTCAACTACGACACCGGCGAGCGCTACCTCTCGGTCGAGGGCTTTTTGCCAGCCTGA